Proteins co-encoded in one Astyanax mexicanus isolate ESR-SI-001 chromosome 1, AstMex3_surface, whole genome shotgun sequence genomic window:
- the LOC125780515 gene encoding scavenger receptor cysteine-rich type 1 protein M130-like isoform X8, translating into MDPGGNVCNNGMDVETMGLICRELNCGRFKTERATKARVESAPNRLDDVKCRKHDSTLFHCPSSSWSQNNCDRSSEVTHITCSGEKKQLAFENLQKFFLFPNQGQCSNYMPIRLRGGEEICSGRLEVYHNAEWGSICADLWDIRDAQVVCRQLGCGPALSANRRAVDGSGGGTIWMNRVKCRGNEIHLWDCPHSLKIHTGCSHSAGVTCADIFVTLPFSSETTTTYTTVPAQLTEKKTVPPSKNPSSNFPYIYPVSLLVLGSVLFLALVLLVVLFYQNRVLRRVISKARRKTLLEAVYEEINHKCVTNRYTKRGSFISEDQHSGYEDVDEELLSENYGEVYDDIIPAEESPHITTDSVRLVDGGSRCAGRVEVLHRGHWGTVCDDYWDMRDAAVVCRELGCGEAIDAPRRARFGSGSGPIWVEYANCAGSESSLKNCRLYDWGRQRCNHDEDAGAVCAEVRLVGRSRCSGRVEVLHGESWVTVCDADFDQQGAEVVCRELGCGSPVEVLGAAAFGRAEGQMWSEELQCRGNESHMYLCQTSPSLKPNCSHNKDVGLRCSGHTQARLMNGSDSCSGRVELQYLSEWGTVCDVSWDMRAASVLCAQLKCGSSVAVLGSDWFGEGSGRIWSDVFDCQGNETHLLKCPISSWSRTACSHEQDAGVICSGSSLASHEGGVRLSGGMECEGEVEVFFRQDWRRVLLDSWSESEASVVCRQLGCGSVLNTSSSSSSSPEHSYMCVTGFNCSGSEAHLRNCSSSQAVNCSSTVQLYITCSGYSSIRLVGSGGDCAGRLEVFHSGSWGTVSDELWDIEDAQVVCRQLQCGVALSAPVPVPARFGSGTGPIWLNEVECEGNEVSLWNCRYQLCGEDECGHKDDVGVVCSEYKEIRLTEGCEGNLEVYYNGTWGNVCVNGMTDETAKLICRELNCGRTGSESWSKARVESAPNWLDNVKCRKHDSTLWHCPSSSWGRTGVIIAMRLLALPAQSTFL; encoded by the exons ATGGACCCTGGGGGGAATGTGTGTAACAATgggatggatgtagaaacaatggGTCTCATCTGTcgggagctgaactgtggaagatttaagactgagagagctaccaaagcacgagtggaatcagctcctaacaggctggatgatgtaaaatgtaggaaacatgactctactctgtttcactgtccatcttcatcctggagtcagaacaattgtgatagaagcagtgaggtgactcacattacctgctccg gagagaagaaacagcttgcatttgaaaaccttcaaaaattcttcttatttccaaaccagggtcagtgctcaa attacatgcctattaggttgagaggaggagaggaaatctgttctgggaggttggaggtgtatcataatgctgagtgggggtctatatgtgctgatctgtgggacatcagggatgctcaggtggtctgcaggcagctgggttgtgggccggcgctgagtgctaatagaagagctgttgatggttctggtggaggaactatctggatgaacagagtgaagtgtagagggaatgagattcacctgtgggactgtcctcattccctgaagatccacactggctgctcccacagtgctggagtcacctgtgcag acatatttgtcacattacctttttcatctgaaacaactacaacttacaccacag taccagcacagctaacagagaaaaagacagtccctccttcaaaaaatccatcatctaattttccatacatctatccagtgtctctcctggttctgggatctgtgctcttcctggccttagtgcttctggttgtgctgttttatcagaacagagtgctcaggagag tgattTCTAAGGCGAGGAGGAAGACTCTGCTTGAGGCAGTCTATGAAGAGATTAACCATAAATGTGTCACTAACAGATATACTAAAAGAG gaagttttatctctgaagatcagcattcaggatatgaggacgtagatgaggagcttctctcag aaaactatggcgaggtctatgatgatatcatacctgctgaagagagcccacacattacaacag acagtgtgaggttggtggatggtgggagccgctgtgctgggagagtggaagttcttcatagaggacattggggaacagtgtgtgatgattactgggatatgagagatgctgcagtggtgtgtagagagctgggctgtggggaagccatagatgcaccacggagagctcgctttggatcaggatcaggaccgatctgggtggaatatgctaactgtgctggatcagagtcttcactgaagaactgtaggttgtatgattggggtagacagagatgtaatcatgatgaagacgctggtgctgtttgtgcag aagtcagactggtgggcagatctcgctgctcagggagagtggag gttcttcatggagagagctgggtcacagtgtgtgatgctgactttgaccagcagggtgcagag gttgtgtgtcgagagctgggctgtggttctcctgtggaggttctgggagcagctgcttttggtagagcagagggtcagatgtggtcagaggagcttcagtgtagaggaaacgaatctcatatgtacctctgccagacatctccttccttgaaacccaactgctctcacaacaaggatgtgggactaagatgctctg gtcacactcaggctcggctgatgaacggctcagattcatgttctggtcgagtggagctccagtacctcagtgagtggggtacagtgtgtgatgtaagctgggatatgagagctgccagtgtcctctgtgctcagctgaagtgtgggagttctgtggctgtgttggggtcagactggtttggggaggggagtggccggatctggtctgatgtgtttgattgtcagggaaacgaaacacacctgttaaagtgtcccatttcatcatggagtcgaactgcatgctctcatgaacaggatgctggagttatctgtagtg gttcttctctggcgtctcatgagggaggagtgcggttgtctggagggatggagtgtgagggggaggtggaggtgttcttcaggcaggactggaggagagttctgctggactcctggagtgagtctgaggcctctgtggtctgcagacagctgggctgtggttctgtactcaacacctccagctcctcttcatccagtcctgaacacagctacatgtgtgtgacgggtttcaactgctctgggagtgaagctcatctgaggaactgcagcagctcacaagcagttaactgcagctccacagtacagctctacatcacctgctctg gctacagctccatcaggctggttggttctgggggagactgtgcaggaaggctggaggttttccacagtggatcatgggggacagtgagtgatgaattgtgggatattgaggatgcgcaggtggtctgcagacagctgcagtgtggagtcgccctcagtgctccagtaccagtaccagcccggtttggatctggaactggacccatttggctgaatgaggtggagtgtgaggggaacgaggtgtctctgtggaactgcagatatcagctgtgtggagaggatgaatgtggacacaaggatgatgtaggagtcgtctGCTCAG agtataaagagatcagactgactgagggctgtgaggggaatctggaggtgtactataatggaacctgggggaatgtgtgtgtaaatgggatgactgatgaaacggcaaaattgatctgtcgagagctgaactgtggaagaactggcagtgagtcttggtctaaagcaagagtggaatcagctcctaactggctggataatgtaaaatgtaggaaacatgactccactctgtggcactgtccatcttcttcctgggggagaacaggtgtgataatcgcaatgaggttgcttgcattacctgctcag agcacattcctctga
- the LOC125780515 gene encoding deleted in malignant brain tumors 1 protein-like isoform X4, with protein MDPGGNVCNNGMDVETMGLICRELNCGRFKTERATKARVESAPNRLDDVKCRKHDSTLFHCPSSSWSQNNCDRSSEVTHITCSGEKKQLAFENLQKFFLFPNQDYMPIRLRGGEEICSGRLEVYHNAEWGSICADLWDIRDAQVVCRQLGCGPALSANRRAVDGSGGGTIWMNRVKCRGNEIHLWDCPHSLKIHTGCSHSAGVTCADIFVTLPFSSETTTTYTTVPAQLTEKKTVPPSKNPSSNFPYIYPVSLLVLGSVLFLALVLLVVLFYQNRVLRRVISKARRKTLLEAVYEEINHKCVTNRYTKRGSFISEDQHSGYEDVDEELLSENYGEVYDDIIPAEESPHITTDSVRLVDGGSRCAGRVEVLHRGHWGTVCDDYWDMRDAAVVCRELGCGEAIDAPRRARFGSGSGPIWVEYANCAGSESSLKNCRLYDWGRQRCNHDEDAGAVCAEVRLVGRSRCSGRVEVLHGESWVTVCDADFDQQGAEVVCRELGCGSPVEVLGAAAFGRAEGQMWSEELQCRGNESHMYLCQTSPSLKPNCSHNKDVGLRCSGHTQARLMNGSDSCSGRVELQYLSEWGTVCDVSWDMRAASVLCAQLKCGSSVAVLGSDWFGEGSGRIWSDVFDCQGNETHLLKCPISSWSRTACSHEQDAGVICSGSSLASHEGGVRLSGGMECEGEVEVFFRQDWRRVLLDSWSESEASVVCRQLGCGSVLNTSSSSSSSPEHSYMCVTGFNCSGSEAHLRNCSSSQAVNCSSTVQLYITCSGYSSIRLVGSGGDCAGRLEVFHSGSWGTVSDELWDIEDAQVVCRQLQCGVALSAPVPVPARFGSGTGPIWLNEVECEGNEVSLWNCRYQLCGEDECGHKDDVGVVCSENGNTLDLTNWLCDSSPHERPCSKHIPLRLRGGVGSCSGWLQVYHNKTWGSVCGDLWDIRDAQVICRQLGCGPALSANRRAADGSGGGTIWMNRVKCRGNEIHLWDCPHSLKNHTDCSHSAGVTCGDSQPQTRRIILPQTPPPAVPSIYPVSLLVLGYVLFLALVLLVVLFYQNRVLRRVISKRRKTSAEPVYEEIDTRLIPKRITVSTETSFC; from the exons ATGGACCCTGGGGGGAATGTGTGTAACAATgggatggatgtagaaacaatggGTCTCATCTGTcgggagctgaactgtggaagatttaagactgagagagctaccaaagcacgagtggaatcagctcctaacaggctggatgatgtaaaatgtaggaaacatgactctactctgtttcactgtccatcttcatcctggagtcagaacaattgtgatagaagcagtgaggtgactcacattacctgctccg gagagaagaaacagcttgcatttgaaaaccttcaaaaattcttcttatttccaaaccagg attacatgcctattaggttgagaggaggagaggaaatctgttctgggaggttggaggtgtatcataatgctgagtgggggtctatatgtgctgatctgtgggacatcagggatgctcaggtggtctgcaggcagctgggttgtgggccggcgctgagtgctaatagaagagctgttgatggttctggtggaggaactatctggatgaacagagtgaagtgtagagggaatgagattcacctgtgggactgtcctcattccctgaagatccacactggctgctcccacagtgctggagtcacctgtgcag acatatttgtcacattacctttttcatctgaaacaactacaacttacaccacag taccagcacagctaacagagaaaaagacagtccctccttcaaaaaatccatcatctaattttccatacatctatccagtgtctctcctggttctgggatctgtgctcttcctggccttagtgcttctggttgtgctgttttatcagaacagagtgctcaggagag tgattTCTAAGGCGAGGAGGAAGACTCTGCTTGAGGCAGTCTATGAAGAGATTAACCATAAATGTGTCACTAACAGATATACTAAAAGAG gaagttttatctctgaagatcagcattcaggatatgaggacgtagatgaggagcttctctcag aaaactatggcgaggtctatgatgatatcatacctgctgaagagagcccacacattacaacag acagtgtgaggttggtggatggtgggagccgctgtgctgggagagtggaagttcttcatagaggacattggggaacagtgtgtgatgattactgggatatgagagatgctgcagtggtgtgtagagagctgggctgtggggaagccatagatgcaccacggagagctcgctttggatcaggatcaggaccgatctgggtggaatatgctaactgtgctggatcagagtcttcactgaagaactgtaggttgtatgattggggtagacagagatgtaatcatgatgaagacgctggtgctgtttgtgcag aagtcagactggtgggcagatctcgctgctcagggagagtggag gttcttcatggagagagctgggtcacagtgtgtgatgctgactttgaccagcagggtgcagag gttgtgtgtcgagagctgggctgtggttctcctgtggaggttctgggagcagctgcttttggtagagcagagggtcagatgtggtcagaggagcttcagtgtagaggaaacgaatctcatatgtacctctgccagacatctccttccttgaaacccaactgctctcacaacaaggatgtgggactaagatgctctg gtcacactcaggctcggctgatgaacggctcagattcatgttctggtcgagtggagctccagtacctcagtgagtggggtacagtgtgtgatgtaagctgggatatgagagctgccagtgtcctctgtgctcagctgaagtgtgggagttctgtggctgtgttggggtcagactggtttggggaggggagtggccggatctggtctgatgtgtttgattgtcagggaaacgaaacacacctgttaaagtgtcccatttcatcatggagtcgaactgcatgctctcatgaacaggatgctggagttatctgtagtg gttcttctctggcgtctcatgagggaggagtgcggttgtctggagggatggagtgtgagggggaggtggaggtgttcttcaggcaggactggaggagagttctgctggactcctggagtgagtctgaggcctctgtggtctgcagacagctgggctgtggttctgtactcaacacctccagctcctcttcatccagtcctgaacacagctacatgtgtgtgacgggtttcaactgctctgggagtgaagctcatctgaggaactgcagcagctcacaagcagttaactgcagctccacagtacagctctacatcacctgctctg gctacagctccatcaggctggttggttctgggggagactgtgcaggaaggctggaggttttccacagtggatcatgggggacagtgagtgatgaattgtgggatattgaggatgcgcaggtggtctgcagacagctgcagtgtggagtcgccctcagtgctccagtaccagtaccagcccggtttggatctggaactggacccatttggctgaatgaggtggagtgtgaggggaacgaggtgtctctgtggaactgcagatatcagctgtgtggagaggatgaatgtggacacaaggatgatgtaggagtcgtctGCTCAG agaatggaaatacactagatttgacaaattggctgtgtgattcatctcctcatgagagaccgtgctcaa agcacattcctctgaggctgaggggaggagtaggaagctgttctggatggctgcaggtgtatcataataaaacatgggggtctgtatgtggtgacctctgggacatcagggatgctcaggtgatctgcaggcagctgggttgtgggccggcgctgagtgctaatagaagagctgctgatggttctggtggaggaactatctggatgaacagagtgaagtgtagagggaatgagattcacctgtgggactgtcctcattccctgaagaaccacactgactgctcccacagtgctggagtcacttgtggag attctcaaccacagacaagaagaatcatacttccacaaactcctccaccagctgttccctccatctatccagtgtctctcctggttctgggatatgtgctcttcctggccttagtgcttctggttgtgctgttttatcagaacagagtgctcaggagag tgatctctaagaggaggaagacttcagctgagcctgtctatgaggagattgacaccaggctcatccctaaaagaattactgtctcaactgaaa cctccttctgctga
- the LOC125780515 gene encoding scavenger receptor cysteine-rich type 1 protein M130-like isoform X6 — translation MDPGGNVCNNGMDVETMGLICRELNCGRFKTERATKARVESAPNRLDDVKCRKHDSTLFHCPSSSWSQNNCDRSSEVTHITCSDYMPIRLRGGEEICSGRLEVYHNAEWGSICADLWDIRDAQVVCRQLGCGPALSANRRAVDGSGGGTIWMNRVKCRGNEIHLWDCPHSLKIHTGCSHSAGVTCADIFVTLPFSSETTTTYTTVPAQLTEKKTVPPSKNPSSNFPYIYPVSLLVLGSVLFLALVLLVVLFYQNRVLRRVISKARRKTLLEAVYEEINHKCVTNRYTKRGSFISEDQHSGYEDVDEELLSENYGEVYDDIIPAEESPHITTDSVRLVDGGSRCAGRVEVLHRGHWGTVCDDYWDMRDAAVVCRELGCGEAIDAPRRARFGSGSGPIWVEYANCAGSESSLKNCRLYDWGRQRCNHDEDAGAVCAEVRLVGRSRCSGRVEVLHGESWVTVCDADFDQQGAEVVCRELGCGSPVEVLGAAAFGRAEGQMWSEELQCRGNESHMYLCQTSPSLKPNCSHNKDVGLRCSGHTQARLMNGSDSCSGRVELQYLSEWGTVCDVSWDMRAASVLCAQLKCGSSVAVLGSDWFGEGSGRIWSDVFDCQGNETHLLKCPISSWSRTACSHEQDAGVICSGSSLASHEGGVRLSGGMECEGEVEVFFRQDWRRVLLDSWSESEASVVCRQLGCGSVLNTSSSSSSSPEHSYMCVTGFNCSGSEAHLRNCSSSQAVNCSSTVQLYITCSGYSSIRLVGSGGDCAGRLEVFHSGSWGTVSDELWDIEDAQVVCRQLQCGVALSAPVPVPARFGSGTGPIWLNEVECEGNEVSLWNCRYQLCGEDECGHKDDVGVVCSENGNTLDLTNWLCDSSPHERPCSKHIPLRLRGGVGSCSGWLQVYHNKTWGSVCGDLWDIRDAQVICRQLGCGPALSANRRAADGSGGGTIWMNRVKCRGNEIHLWDCPHSLKNHTDCSHSAGVTCGDSQPQTRRIILPQTPPPAVPSIYPVSLLVLGYVLFLALVLLVVLFYQNRVLRRVISKRRKTSAEPVYEEIDTRLIPKRITVSTETSFC, via the exons ATGGACCCTGGGGGGAATGTGTGTAACAATgggatggatgtagaaacaatggGTCTCATCTGTcgggagctgaactgtggaagatttaagactgagagagctaccaaagcacgagtggaatcagctcctaacaggctggatgatgtaaaatgtaggaaacatgactctactctgtttcactgtccatcttcatcctggagtcagaacaattgtgatagaagcagtgaggtgactcacattacctgctccg attacatgcctattaggttgagaggaggagaggaaatctgttctgggaggttggaggtgtatcataatgctgagtgggggtctatatgtgctgatctgtgggacatcagggatgctcaggtggtctgcaggcagctgggttgtgggccggcgctgagtgctaatagaagagctgttgatggttctggtggaggaactatctggatgaacagagtgaagtgtagagggaatgagattcacctgtgggactgtcctcattccctgaagatccacactggctgctcccacagtgctggagtcacctgtgcag acatatttgtcacattacctttttcatctgaaacaactacaacttacaccacag taccagcacagctaacagagaaaaagacagtccctccttcaaaaaatccatcatctaattttccatacatctatccagtgtctctcctggttctgggatctgtgctcttcctggccttagtgcttctggttgtgctgttttatcagaacagagtgctcaggagag tgattTCTAAGGCGAGGAGGAAGACTCTGCTTGAGGCAGTCTATGAAGAGATTAACCATAAATGTGTCACTAACAGATATACTAAAAGAG gaagttttatctctgaagatcagcattcaggatatgaggacgtagatgaggagcttctctcag aaaactatggcgaggtctatgatgatatcatacctgctgaagagagcccacacattacaacag acagtgtgaggttggtggatggtgggagccgctgtgctgggagagtggaagttcttcatagaggacattggggaacagtgtgtgatgattactgggatatgagagatgctgcagtggtgtgtagagagctgggctgtggggaagccatagatgcaccacggagagctcgctttggatcaggatcaggaccgatctgggtggaatatgctaactgtgctggatcagagtcttcactgaagaactgtaggttgtatgattggggtagacagagatgtaatcatgatgaagacgctggtgctgtttgtgcag aagtcagactggtgggcagatctcgctgctcagggagagtggag gttcttcatggagagagctgggtcacagtgtgtgatgctgactttgaccagcagggtgcagag gttgtgtgtcgagagctgggctgtggttctcctgtggaggttctgggagcagctgcttttggtagagcagagggtcagatgtggtcagaggagcttcagtgtagaggaaacgaatctcatatgtacctctgccagacatctccttccttgaaacccaactgctctcacaacaaggatgtgggactaagatgctctg gtcacactcaggctcggctgatgaacggctcagattcatgttctggtcgagtggagctccagtacctcagtgagtggggtacagtgtgtgatgtaagctgggatatgagagctgccagtgtcctctgtgctcagctgaagtgtgggagttctgtggctgtgttggggtcagactggtttggggaggggagtggccggatctggtctgatgtgtttgattgtcagggaaacgaaacacacctgttaaagtgtcccatttcatcatggagtcgaactgcatgctctcatgaacaggatgctggagttatctgtagtg gttcttctctggcgtctcatgagggaggagtgcggttgtctggagggatggagtgtgagggggaggtggaggtgttcttcaggcaggactggaggagagttctgctggactcctggagtgagtctgaggcctctgtggtctgcagacagctgggctgtggttctgtactcaacacctccagctcctcttcatccagtcctgaacacagctacatgtgtgtgacgggtttcaactgctctgggagtgaagctcatctgaggaactgcagcagctcacaagcagttaactgcagctccacagtacagctctacatcacctgctctg gctacagctccatcaggctggttggttctgggggagactgtgcaggaaggctggaggttttccacagtggatcatgggggacagtgagtgatgaattgtgggatattgaggatgcgcaggtggtctgcagacagctgcagtgtggagtcgccctcagtgctccagtaccagtaccagcccggtttggatctggaactggacccatttggctgaatgaggtggagtgtgaggggaacgaggtgtctctgtggaactgcagatatcagctgtgtggagaggatgaatgtggacacaaggatgatgtaggagtcgtctGCTCAG agaatggaaatacactagatttgacaaattggctgtgtgattcatctcctcatgagagaccgtgctcaa agcacattcctctgaggctgaggggaggagtaggaagctgttctggatggctgcaggtgtatcataataaaacatgggggtctgtatgtggtgacctctgggacatcagggatgctcaggtgatctgcaggcagctgggttgtgggccggcgctgagtgctaatagaagagctgctgatggttctggtggaggaactatctggatgaacagagtgaagtgtagagggaatgagattcacctgtgggactgtcctcattccctgaagaaccacactgactgctcccacagtgctggagtcacttgtggag attctcaaccacagacaagaagaatcatacttccacaaactcctccaccagctgttccctccatctatccagtgtctctcctggttctgggatatgtgctcttcctggccttagtgcttctggttgtgctgttttatcagaacagagtgctcaggagag tgatctctaagaggaggaagacttcagctgagcctgtctatgaggagattgacaccaggctcatccctaaaagaattactgtctcaactgaaa cctccttctgctga